AGAATGGATCCACAGGGGTGGGGGCATGATGATGCTGGGTGGATGGTTGTCATTCAGCGGTGTGCAAAGCCGGTCGGGTTGGGGCCGGAGCACGCTGCAGGAGGCGCTTCCGGTGAATTGCCTGCTGATCGAAGACCTGGTAGAGTCATCGGCCGGGTTCACTGCAGAGGTGGTGAAACCCGATCATCCGGTTGTAAAGGAACTGGCATGGGATACGTTTCCGCCGATATTTGGTTATAATGAAGTGACCGTTAAAAACGAAGACGACGTGATCGTTCGCGTAAAAGAAACCGGGCATCCATTGGTAGTAGCCGGCGCATACGGTCAGGGCCGCGTGTTTACCTATATGTCGGATCCGGCACCGCATTGGGGCATCAATTTTGAGTTGTGGGAAAGCTACAACGACTTCTGGCTGCAGGCCTACAACTGGATAAAAGGAACGCTATGAGTCAGTCTGAACTATATGCGGGCGCCGCAGTAACCGATATTACACCACCGCTGGAAGTAGGGTTGCTTACTTCATCTGTAAAGGCGGAATATGCTTCCTTTGAATCGATACATACACCATTGAAAGCACGCGTGCTGGTCTTGCAATCCGGAAGAGAAAAACTGGCGGTGGTAGCACTGGATCTGTTGTCGCTTACCGATACTTCGGTTGGGGGATGGGAACACTTTAAAGCGGAAATGGCAGATGTGGTTCCGGCTGCAAATATTGTGATCTGTTGTACCCACACTCACAGTGCACCGGAGTCGGGCGGGCTTACTGGGCTTTACCAAACACCTGCCTTTATTGCATGGTTAAAAAAAATGCAGCAGGATATCCGGGCTGCGATCCGTACAGCGGCGGCCCGGCTTCAGCCTTGTACGCTATCGGTGGCAACGGCCATACTGGAAGGGTATTCGTTGCAACGGCGGATCCGTTTGCCCGAAGGTATGGTGATCTCCGACTCGCTGCAGCCCGTATCTGAAGCACTGATGAACGGGGAACCGGTAGACCGGCGGGTGAAGACGGTCCGCCTCACTGGTAAAGACGGGCAGGGCATCGCAACGGTGGTGCAGGCGGTTTGCCACCCGGTACACGAGATGTGCATCCCTGCGGTGTCTGCCGATTTCCCGGGAGAACTGTGTACGGTATTAGAACAATCGGAACAGAATGGTACGGCATTG
The sequence above is a segment of the Niabella agricola genome. Coding sequences within it:
- a CDS encoding glutamine amidotransferase, whose translation is MRAKQVVRTKEEHVLYLGDWVFHVGPTFIETPFGTETKDADLHFYGERLTEALEQQADVTPLSNWELYRLEPGKLEEYLQQSEALIISDVEAKCFHLYPSFFDRARREQKIVTFPDRIEAIKEWIHRGGGMMMLGGWLSFSGVQSRSGWGRSTLQEALPVNCLLIEDLVESSAGFTAEVVKPDHPVVKELAWDTFPPIFGYNEVTVKNEDDVIVRVKETGHPLVVAGAYGQGRVFTYMSDPAPHWGINFELWESYNDFWLQAYNWIKGTL